The Achromobacter spanius genome includes the window CCTGGACCGCCTGGAAGACAAGGGTTTGATCCGCCGTGAACGCGGCCGCGAAGATCGCCGCATCGTTTTCGTTACTGCCACGGACGCCGGGCGCGAGCTGGCCCAAGGCGCGCCGTCGCCGCTGCAAAAGCACCTGGCCGACGCGCTCAATGCGTTGCCCGAGCTTGAACAGGCCACCATCACGCTATCGCTGGAACGCATCGTGGCGCTGATGGAGCAGGAAGGCCAGGCAGTCGCAGCGGAACCGCACGGCGATGTATCGTCGCCCATCCTTGAAGTGCCCACGGGCGGGGCACCCCCAGAATCGGGAATCGTTGCATGAAGAAAAACGAACTGGATA containing:
- a CDS encoding MarR family winged helix-turn-helix transcriptional regulator; translation: MNTDSTQQYDLRILRALRRITRSIALHSRQLSAVSHITAPQLMCLRTVMANGPMTATAISREMHVSPSTVVGILDRLEDKGLIRRERGREDRRIVFVTATDAGRELAQGAPSPLQKHLADALNALPELEQATITLSLERIVALMEQEGQAVAAEPHGDVSSPILEVPTGGAPPESGIVA